From one Neovison vison isolate M4711 chromosome 1, ASM_NN_V1, whole genome shotgun sequence genomic stretch:
- the LOC122915529 gene encoding T-cell-specific guanine nucleotide triphosphate-binding protein 2-like, translating into MGQSSSSQPSHGGDMLSSFEKFYKDFKMESKIISQEAINSIQSSLKAGDLQSAGSVINNALRDINNAPLSIAVIGETGTGKSSFINAIRRLGNEEEGAAPAGFIGITMERKKYEHPKLPNVTLWELPGIGPFKFPPHEYLEKMKFREYDFFIIISATRFKTSDAQLCSAIKKMKKNFYFVRTKIDCDLHNIKMFHPNKFNEQEILEKIHNDCVNNLKKANVSDPQVFLISSFQLANYDFPRLDSTLVRDLPEHKRHIFMQYLPNITEATIDGKRESLRKKVWLEAMRAGASAFVPMMGYISDKDMETLKDTLTLYRVYFGLDDSSLKMIAKDLDVSVEKLKENLNFPHLLSAEKDEKSLGEKLWRYVENFCSVSGGPIASGIYFNKIFYLQNFVLETVASDAKVLLKKQISKYFEDSRQAYLPQDVGNENGKSKTASS; encoded by the coding sequence ATGGGTCAGTCCTCCTCTTCCCAACCCTCTCATGGTGGTGATATGCTCTCCAGCTTTGAGAAGTTTTATAAGGACTTCAAGATGGAAAGCAAAATCATCTCTCAGGAAGCCATCAATTCAATTCAATCAAGCCTGAAAGCGGGGGACCTTCAGAGTGCGGGTTCTGTCATCAATAATGCATTAAGAGATATCAATAATGCCCCACTGAGCATTGCTGTGATTGGGGAGACTGGGACAGGGAAGTCCAGCTTCATCAATGCCATACGACGTTTGGGGAATGAGGAGGAAGGGGCTGCCCCTGCTGGTTTTATAGGGATTACcatggagagaaagaaatatgaaCACCCAAAGCTTCCCAATGTGACATTATGGGAACTGCCTGGCATAGGGCCCTTTAAATTTCCACCTCATGAATAtctggagaaaatgaaatttagggAGTATGACTTCTTTATCATCATCTCTGCTACCCGCTTCAAAACCAGTGATGCACAACTGTgctcagcaattaaaaaaatgaagaagaatttcTACTTTGTTCGAACTAAAATAGACTGTGatttacataacataaaaatgtttcatCCCAACAAATTTAATGAACAAGAAATCCTGGAAAAGATCCACAATGACTGTGTGAATAACCTTAAAAAGGCCAATGTGAGTGATCCTCAGGTCTTCCTAATCTCCAGCTTTCAATTGGCTAACTATGATTTCCCAAGGCTGGACAGTACCCTTGTGAGGGACCTCCCAGAGCATAAGCGCCACATCTTTATGCAATACCTGCCAAATATTACTGAGGCCACTATTGACGGAAAGAGGGAATCCCTGAGAAAGAAGGTCTGGCTGGAGGCCATGAGGGCTGGAGCATCAGCCTTTGTCCCTATGATGGGTTACATCAGTGATAAAGATATGGAGACTTTAAAGGACACTTTAACCCTCTACAGGGTTTACTTTGGGCTGGATGACTCATCCCTGAAAATGATAGCCAAGGACTTGGACGTATCAGTGGAGAAACTCAAGGAAAACCTTAATTTTCCCCATTTGCTATCAGCTGAGAAGGATGAGAAATCCTTAGGAGAAAAACTGTGGAGATATGTGGAAAATTTCTGCTCTGTTAGTGGTGGACCCATTGCCTCTGGTATTTACTTTAACAAGATTTTCTACCTTCAAAATTTTGTCCTTGAGACTGTGGCGAGTGATGCAAAAGTTCTTCTTAAAAAGCAGATTTCTAAGTACTTTGAGGACTCTAGACAAGCCTATTTACCTCAGGATGTTGGGAATGAAAATGGGAAAAGTAAGACAGCCAGCTCCTGA